From the genome of Triticum aestivum cultivar Chinese Spring chromosome 3B, IWGSC CS RefSeq v2.1, whole genome shotgun sequence, one region includes:
- the LOC123067064 gene encoding agamous-like MADS-box protein AGL28 has product MAAPNRRGSSGRKKIVIRRIEQEDARFVCYSKRRQGFFSKATDLAVLTGAHVAALAFSPRGRAFSFGHPSVLHTIANTVDSVVERFLAGEAAGAGAREEGAADDRLLAGEGAAGEDEKLEKLQQEFDELRTELAELKKRTKRTDKAMAKERSAGDQIAAWFDTKARDMGDEDMAAFFAALMQMKDAVSDRANQVLLEAMHAHMSRMAEVAPPPPPPQIFGGNTFEFGSSSGTANDGMEFQFLGPPPQEQGFEARMDMQQMVMAPLPPSHVVAAGMDVQDMPPPPGLAAGMDLEQMQMTMPKPLGFDAGLDKEIDQWLDVMLPRPEFTAGMETVQQGLHQPNAGFPY; this is encoded by the exons ATGGCGGCGCCCAACCGGAGAGGCAGCAGCGGCCGGAAGAAGATCGTCATCCGCCGGATCGAGCAGGAGGATGCCCGGTTCGTCTGCTACTCCAAGCGCCGCCAGGGGTTCTTCAGCAAGGCCACGGATCTGGCGGTCCTGACAGGCGCCCACGTGGCCGCCCTCGCCTTCTCTCCCCGCGGCAgggccttctccttcggccaccccTCCGTCT TACACACGATCGCTAACACCGTCGACTCCGTCGTGGAACGCTTCCTGGCGGGGGAGGCTGCGGGGGCTGGCGCGAGGGAGGAGGGCGCTGCCGACGACCGCTTGCTGGCCGGGGAGGGTGCTGCCGGCGAAGACGAGAAGCTCGAGAAGCTGCAGCAGGAGTTCGACGAGCTGCGCACGGAGCTGGCCGAGTTGAAGAAGCGGACCAAGCGCACGGACAAGGCCATGGCGAAAGAGCGCTCTGCGGGGGACCAGATAGCGGCTTGGTTCGACACCAAGGCGCGCGACATGGGAGACGAGGACATGGCGGCCTTCTTCGCCGCGCTGATGCAGATGAAGGACGCCGTCTCCGATCGCGCCAACCAGGTTCTTCTCGAGGCGATGCACGCCCACATGAGCCGCATGGCGGAGGTggccccaccaccgccgccgccccagatCTTCGGTGGTAACACCTTCGAGTTCGGTAGCAGCAGCGGCACCGCCAACGACGGGATGGAGTTCCAGTTTCTGGGGCCTCCACCACAGGAGCAGGGGTTCGAGGCCCGGATGGATATGCAGCAGATGGTGATGGCGCCGCTGCCTCCGTCTCACGTGGTCGCCGCCGGGATGGATGTGCAGGACATGCCTCCGCCGCCGGGGTTGGCCGCCGGGATGGATCTGGAGCAGATGCAGATGACGATGCCTAAGCCGCTGGGGTTCGACGCAGGGCTAGACAAGGAGATAGATCAATGGCTTGATGTGATGCTGCCGCGTCCGGAGTTCACTGCCGGGATGGAGACGGTGCAGCAGGGGCTCCATCAACCCAACGCCGGCTTCCCGTACTGA